One Candidatus Methylomirabilota bacterium DNA window includes the following coding sequences:
- a CDS encoding PQQ-dependent sugar dehydrogenase, producing MRTPRVAFVTTVAVAGVAVAATVWSQAPDGSGAGRAGCAPLETREPNAPDQRPAFPGQTRACAVQSSVRFDVAVVAKGLQRPWAVEPLPDGALLVTEKPGRLRVVSSTGELGPPIAGVPPVDARGQGGLLDVTLSPTFESDRTIYWSYAEPRQGGNGTAVARGALSPDQRSLDDVRVIFRALPTYDGTKHYGSRVAFGPDGMLYISTGERSDTPMRKYAQQLDSHLGKILRIKPDGSAPPDNPFVGQTGVRPEIWTLGHRNVQATAFDPQGRFWVVEHGAKGGDELNLIERGKNYGWPLVAYGEEYSGFSIRGAVTARPGYEQPRYYWDPVIAPSGAQFYTGDAFPGWRGSLFTGSLVDTALVRLVLENGRVIGEEHLLADRGQRVRDVRQGPDGALYVVTDEANGQLWRIAPRT from the coding sequence ATGCGGACACCGCGTGTCGCGTTCGTGACGACGGTAGCGGTCGCCGGGGTTGCGGTGGCGGCCACTGTGTGGTCTCAAGCCCCCGACGGAAGCGGGGCTGGCCGCGCCGGCTGCGCCCCGCTGGAGACGCGCGAGCCCAACGCGCCCGACCAGCGGCCGGCGTTTCCCGGCCAGACCCGAGCCTGCGCCGTCCAGTCCAGCGTCCGGTTCGACGTGGCCGTGGTGGCCAAAGGGCTGCAGCGGCCGTGGGCGGTGGAGCCGCTGCCTGACGGTGCTCTCCTGGTCACCGAGAAGCCCGGTCGCCTTCGCGTCGTCTCGTCGACGGGCGAGCTGGGGCCGCCGATCGCCGGCGTGCCGCCCGTCGACGCGCGCGGCCAAGGCGGGTTGCTCGACGTCACGTTGAGCCCCACCTTCGAGTCCGACCGGACGATCTACTGGAGCTACGCCGAGCCGCGGCAAGGCGGTAACGGCACCGCCGTCGCCCGCGGGGCCCTCTCACCCGACCAGCGCAGCCTCGACGACGTTCGGGTGATCTTCCGGGCGCTGCCGACCTACGACGGCACCAAGCACTACGGCTCCCGGGTGGCCTTCGGCCCCGACGGCATGCTCTACATCTCGACGGGCGAGCGCTCGGACACGCCGATGCGGAAGTACGCGCAGCAGCTCGACAGCCACCTGGGCAAGATCCTCAGAATCAAGCCGGACGGCTCGGCTCCCCCCGACAACCCGTTCGTGGGGCAGACCGGTGTCCGACCGGAGATCTGGACGCTCGGGCACCGGAACGTGCAAGCCACGGCCTTCGATCCGCAGGGGCGATTCTGGGTGGTGGAGCACGGGGCGAAGGGCGGCGACGAGCTCAACCTGATCGAGCGCGGCAAGAACTACGGCTGGCCGCTGGTGGCCTATGGCGAGGAGTACTCGGGCTTCTCCATCCGGGGCGCGGTCACGGCCCGTCCCGGCTACGAGCAGCCGCGCTACTACTGGGATCCGGTGATCGCGCCGTCCGGCGCGCAGTTCTACACGGGCGACGCGTTCCCGGGCTGGCGCGGCAGTCTCTTCACGGGCAGCCTCGTCGATACCGCGCTCGTGCGCCTCGTGCTCGAGAACGGCAGGGTCATCGGCGAGGAGCACCTGCTCGCCGACCGCGGCCAGCGCGTGCGCGACGTGCGGCAGGGCCCAGACGGCGCGCTGTACGTCGTCACCGACGAGGCGAACGGACAGCTCTGGAGGATCGCCCCGCGGACGTAG
- a CDS encoding lipocalin-like domain-containing protein, with protein MSGRATAALVTALVLGAGALAAAAWLGGGDGGARGIRATMAVREALGGDDAGFARALVPRPFAFPQDHGPHPDYRTEWWYYTGNLQTPVGRHFGFQLTFFRNALTAGPDGAAAGRPSAWAARQLYLAHFALTDTAGARFHTASRLTRQALGLAGAQASPFRVWVEDWSAEGQAPGGLPMRLRAADGDVAIDLLLAADKRPVPQGDQGLSRKGPEPGNASYYYSITRMTVRGTVRRGGETLAVSGQAWMDREWSTSALGRDLVGWDWFALQLEDRRELMFYVLRRRDGAPGAFSAGSIVAADGGTRPLAGGDVAIEALAHWTSPRSGVRYPARWRVTVPASGLRLELAPRLADQELIVGTRYWEGAVTVAGLAGDRPIAGQGYVELVGYGE; from the coding sequence GTGAGCGGGCGCGCCACCGCGGCCCTCGTGACCGCGCTCGTCCTGGGGGCCGGCGCGCTCGCCGCCGCCGCATGGCTGGGGGGGGGCGATGGTGGAGCCCGCGGCATTCGCGCGACGATGGCGGTGCGCGAAGCGCTGGGCGGCGACGACGCCGGCTTCGCCCGTGCCCTGGTGCCGCGGCCATTCGCGTTTCCCCAGGATCACGGCCCTCACCCGGACTACCGCACCGAATGGTGGTACTACACAGGGAATCTGCAGACACCGGTCGGACGGCACTTCGGCTTTCAGCTCACGTTTTTCAGGAATGCGCTGACTGCCGGGCCCGACGGCGCCGCGGCCGGTCGCCCCTCGGCCTGGGCCGCGCGCCAGCTCTACCTCGCCCACTTCGCGCTCACGGACACGGCGGGCGCGCGCTTTCACACCGCCAGCCGGCTGACGCGTCAGGCCCTGGGGCTGGCCGGCGCCCAGGCCTCGCCGTTTCGGGTGTGGGTGGAGGACTGGTCCGCCGAGGGGCAGGCTCCCGGCGGGCTGCCGATGCGGCTGCGCGCGGCCGACGGCGACGTGGCCATCGACCTGCTGCTCGCTGCGGACAAACGGCCGGTACCTCAGGGCGACCAGGGACTCAGCCGCAAGGGCCCGGAGCCCGGCAACGCGTCCTATTACTACTCCATCACGAGGATGACGGTGCGCGGCACCGTTCGCCGGGGCGGCGAGACGCTGGCGGTGTCGGGCCAGGCCTGGATGGACCGGGAGTGGAGCACGAGCGCCCTCGGCCGGGACCTGGTCGGCTGGGACTGGTTCGCGCTGCAGCTGGAGGACCGGCGCGAGCTCATGTTCTACGTCCTGCGTCGCCGGGACGGCGCGCCCGGCGCGTTCAGCGCGGGCAGCATCGTCGCCGCGGATGGCGGCACGCGGCCCCTGGCAGGCGGCGACGTCGCCATCGAGGCGCTCGCGCACTGGACCAGTCCGCGCAGCGGCGTCCGCTATCCAGCCCGCTGGCGGGTCACCGTGCCCGCCTCCGGCCTGCGTCTGGAGCTGGCTCCGCGGCTGGCCGACCAGGAGCTGATCGTGGGCACGCGGTACTGGGAGGGCGCGGTGACGGTCGCGGGATTGGCGGGTGACCGGCCCATCGCGGGGCAGGGCTACGTCGAGCTCGTCGGGTACGGCGAGTGA
- the ftsH gene encoding ATP-dependent zinc metalloprotease FtsH, translating to MPPRKTWLWFVLALIVNYFLVTMLLPDPDAPVTVPYTLFKQEVAKGNVQAIYSRADTITGRFKTPVTYAPRDDSSAASRSGRPAPAQRGAEQEASQAVTAFTTTVPSFVDPGLEAFLVEHQVEISAKPIQEGRGPLATLLYGFGPALLFIAFYVWMFRRAQQGGGLGGGLMGIGKSRARRYDQEKDTKVTFDDVAGIDEAENELVEIVEFLKNPQKYTRLGGTAPKGVLLVGAPGTGKTLLARAVAGEAGVPFFSMSAAEFVEMIVGVGAARVRDLFKQARENAPAIVFIDELDAIGRARGQVAIGGTNEQEQTLNQILTEMDGFSSREGIIVLAATNQPDVLDKALLRPGRFDRRVVVNLPDKTGRAAILKVHTRRVPLAAEADLEELAAVTPGFSGADLRNLVNEAALLAARREQSDVRHKDFLDALEKIVLGPERPLLLTRADKERIAYHEGGHAILGLVMPGADPVHRVTIVPRGQALGLTYQRPDSDRYNYPEAYLRARIVGMLGGRAAEEIVYGTKTTGAESDIEQATGLARRMVTRWGMSERLGLVQLAPRDNPYLSGPAGYGAARPFSEATAAAVDAEVLRIINESYEEARRLLSAHRKELDALAEALVARETLNEQEILEVTGLPPAPALETRPVPVKA from the coding sequence ATGCCTCCGCGCAAGACGTGGCTCTGGTTCGTGCTCGCCCTGATCGTCAACTACTTCCTGGTGACCATGCTCTTGCCGGATCCCGACGCGCCGGTCACCGTGCCCTATACCTTGTTCAAGCAGGAAGTCGCCAAGGGCAACGTCCAGGCCATCTACAGCCGCGCCGACACCATCACCGGCCGCTTCAAGACCCCGGTCACCTATGCGCCGAGGGACGATTCGAGCGCCGCGTCCCGCAGTGGCCGGCCGGCCCCCGCCCAGCGCGGCGCCGAGCAGGAGGCGTCCCAGGCGGTGACGGCGTTCACGACGACTGTGCCGTCGTTCGTGGACCCGGGGCTGGAAGCGTTCCTCGTCGAGCACCAGGTGGAGATCAGCGCCAAGCCGATCCAGGAGGGCCGCGGCCCCCTGGCGACGCTGCTCTACGGGTTCGGGCCGGCCCTGCTCTTCATCGCCTTCTACGTGTGGATGTTCCGGCGGGCCCAGCAGGGCGGCGGCCTGGGCGGCGGGCTCATGGGCATCGGCAAGAGCCGAGCGCGGCGCTACGACCAGGAGAAGGACACGAAAGTGACCTTCGACGACGTGGCCGGCATCGACGAAGCCGAGAACGAGCTCGTGGAGATCGTGGAGTTCCTCAAGAACCCCCAGAAGTACACCCGGCTCGGCGGCACCGCTCCCAAAGGGGTCTTGCTGGTGGGCGCGCCCGGCACCGGCAAGACGCTGCTGGCCCGGGCGGTGGCGGGGGAGGCGGGGGTGCCGTTCTTCTCGATGAGTGCCGCGGAGTTCGTGGAGATGATCGTGGGGGTGGGCGCGGCTCGGGTCCGCGACCTGTTCAAGCAGGCGCGGGAGAACGCGCCGGCCATCGTGTTCATCGACGAGCTGGACGCCATCGGCCGCGCGCGGGGCCAGGTGGCGATCGGGGGCACCAACGAGCAGGAGCAGACCCTGAACCAGATCCTCACCGAGATGGACGGCTTTTCCAGCCGGGAGGGCATCATCGTGCTGGCCGCGACCAACCAGCCCGACGTGCTCGACAAGGCGCTCCTGCGGCCCGGGCGCTTCGATCGGCGCGTGGTCGTGAACCTTCCCGACAAGACCGGGCGCGCCGCGATCCTGAAGGTCCACACCCGCCGGGTACCGCTGGCCGCTGAGGCCGATCTGGAGGAGCTCGCCGCGGTGACGCCGGGGTTCTCGGGAGCGGATCTGAGGAACCTGGTCAACGAGGCGGCGCTGCTGGCGGCGCGCCGCGAGCAGAGCGACGTCCGGCACAAGGACTTCCTGGACGCTCTGGAAAAGATCGTGCTCGGTCCCGAGCGTCCGCTGCTCTTGACTCGCGCCGACAAGGAGCGCATCGCCTATCACGAGGGTGGGCACGCCATCCTGGGCCTGGTGATGCCCGGCGCCGATCCGGTGCACCGGGTGACCATCGTCCCGCGCGGCCAGGCGCTCGGCTTGACTTACCAGCGCCCCGACAGCGACCGCTATAACTATCCCGAAGCGTATCTGCGGGCGCGGATCGTGGGCATGCTGGGCGGCCGGGCGGCCGAAGAGATCGTCTACGGCACCAAGACCACCGGGGCCGAGAGCGATATCGAGCAAGCCACCGGCCTGGCCCGCCGCATGGTCACGCGCTGGGGAATGAGTGAGCGGCTCGGGCTGGTACAACTGGCGCCGCGGGACAACCCCTACTTGAGCGGCCCCGCCGGTTACGGCGCCGCCCGGCCGTTCAGCGAGGCCACCGCGGCCGCCGTCGACGCCGAGGTCCTCCGCATCATCAACGAGAGCTACGAGGAGGCCCGGCGTCTGCTGAGCGCGCATCGCAAGGAGCTCGACGCGCTGGCCGAGGCGCTGGTGGCGCGCGAGACGCTCAACGAGCAGGAGATCCTCGAGGTGACCGGGCTGCCGCCTGCTCCGGCGCTAGAGACCCGGCCGGTGCCCGTCAAGGCCTGA
- a CDS encoding FtsX-like permease family protein, with product MTRQIARLIGRHLGRHPWQIGLAVLGIALGVAVAVSVDLANESTRRAFILATEATTGRATHQIVGGPSGVPEDVYRALRVELGARPSAPVVAGDVAAVDYPGRALHVLGVDPFAEAPFRPYLGEGARESRGARERLSLVAGLVTRPGAAVMAAPTARDLGLSVGGTLAVRVAGHRHRLTVVGLLDPVDRLSARALESVLITDIATAQEMFGAAGHLSRIDLIVEDDDAGRALLARIRALLPAGAEVVAAGARAGTTAQMIQAFQWNLTALSLLALVVGMFLIYQTMTFSVVQRRPLIGTLRALGMTRREIFGLVMTEALAIGVAGTLAGLALGVGMAHGLLRLVTRTVNDLYFVLAVRDVALDPSSLARGILLGIGATALAALAPAVEATGAPPRAVMSRAALETRARRALGRAPWLGLGLIGAGAAVLAWPRGGIAGGFAGLFLVVVGYALLTPGAAVLMLRGLQPAAAAGFGMLGRLATRGIVAALSRTSVAVAALTVAVAAAIGVGVMVASFREAVTRWLDGTLHADIYVSAPSLVGNRPDAVLDPALAARLAATPGVGRVSTSRGVLVPGPRGPVRLVALELDPARRPRWRLREGSADALWGSDTDSVLVSEPYANRHGTRVGSEVRLRTDRGERDFAVAGVFYDYGSSAGVVLMSRLTYERYWDDRKISSLAIDVAPGASAEAVMQALRERTAGGPDVIVRSNRALREASLEIFDRTFAITGVVRTLTIAVAFIGMLAALMALQLERGREIGVLRALGLTPREVWGLVTAQTGLMGALAGVLAVPCGLALAGVLVFVINRRSFGWTMPLDPSPAILLQAVALSIAAALLAGLYPAWRMATALPADALRDE from the coding sequence ATGACGCGCCAGATCGCCCGCCTCATCGGCCGGCATCTGGGGCGCCACCCCTGGCAGATCGGCCTGGCCGTGCTGGGCATCGCGCTCGGCGTGGCGGTGGCCGTGTCGGTCGACCTCGCCAACGAGAGCACCCGGCGCGCCTTCATCCTGGCCACCGAGGCCACCACCGGCCGCGCCACCCATCAGATCGTCGGCGGCCCATCGGGCGTGCCGGAAGATGTCTATCGCGCCCTGCGCGTCGAGCTGGGCGCGCGGCCCAGCGCCCCTGTCGTCGCCGGCGACGTGGCCGCTGTCGACTACCCGGGCCGTGCCTTGCACGTGCTGGGCGTCGATCCATTCGCCGAGGCGCCCTTTCGCCCGTACCTGGGGGAGGGCGCGCGGGAGTCCCGCGGCGCCCGTGAGCGGCTGTCCCTCGTCGCCGGGCTGGTGACGCGGCCGGGCGCGGCGGTCATGGCGGCGCCCACCGCCCGCGATCTGGGGTTGTCGGTCGGCGGCACCCTCGCCGTTCGCGTGGCCGGCCATCGGCATCGCCTCACTGTGGTGGGCCTGCTGGATCCCGTCGATCGGCTCAGCGCCCGCGCCCTCGAGAGCGTGCTGATCACCGACATCGCCACCGCGCAGGAGATGTTCGGCGCCGCCGGCCACCTCAGCCGCATCGACCTGATCGTCGAGGACGACGACGCCGGCCGGGCTCTGCTGGCGCGCATCCGGGCCCTCTTGCCTGCCGGCGCCGAGGTCGTGGCCGCCGGGGCCCGCGCCGGGACGACCGCGCAGATGATCCAGGCGTTTCAGTGGAACCTCACCGCGCTGTCGCTCCTGGCGCTGGTCGTCGGCATGTTTCTGATCTACCAGACGATGACGTTCTCGGTGGTCCAGCGCCGGCCTCTCATCGGCACCCTGCGGGCGCTCGGCATGACCCGGCGGGAGATCTTCGGGCTGGTGATGACGGAGGCGCTGGCGATCGGTGTGGCCGGCACTCTGGCCGGCCTCGCCCTCGGCGTCGGCATGGCCCACGGGCTCCTGCGTCTGGTCACCCGCACGGTCAACGATCTGTATTTCGTCCTGGCGGTCCGTGACGTCGCGCTCGACCCGAGCTCGCTCGCCCGGGGCATTCTGCTCGGCATCGGCGCCACGGCCCTCGCCGCCCTGGCGCCGGCCGTGGAGGCGACGGGCGCGCCGCCGCGGGCGGTGATGAGCCGGGCCGCCCTCGAGACGCGGGCCCGCCGAGCGCTCGGGCGCGCGCCCTGGCTCGGACTCGGCCTCATCGGGGCCGGCGCGGCCGTGCTGGCCTGGCCCCGAGGAGGGATCGCCGGCGGCTTCGCCGGCCTGTTTCTGGTGGTGGTCGGCTACGCGCTCCTCACGCCGGGCGCCGCGGTCTTAATGTTGCGAGGCCTGCAGCCCGCCGCGGCGGCCGGCTTCGGGATGCTCGGCCGGCTCGCCACCCGCGGCATCGTCGCGGCGCTCTCGCGCACCTCGGTGGCCGTGGCGGCGCTGACGGTCGCGGTCGCCGCGGCCATCGGCGTGGGAGTGATGGTGGCGAGCTTCCGCGAGGCGGTGACCCGCTGGCTGGACGGCACGCTGCACGCCGACATCTACGTCTCGGCGCCCAGCCTGGTCGGCAATCGTCCGGACGCCGTGCTGGATCCCGCGCTGGCCGCGCGCCTGGCCGCCACCCCCGGGGTCGGGCGCGTGAGCACCTCTCGCGGCGTGCTGGTCCCGGGCCCGCGGGGGCCCGTGCGGCTCGTGGCCCTGGAGCTGGACCCGGCGCGCCGGCCGCGCTGGCGCCTGCGCGAGGGAAGCGCAGACGCCCTCTGGGGGAGCGATACCGACTCGGTGCTGGTCTCCGAGCCTTACGCCAACCGTCACGGCACCCGGGTCGGCAGCGAGGTGCGCCTGCGCACGGACCGGGGCGAGCGCGACTTCGCCGTGGCCGGCGTCTTCTACGATTACGGCTCCAGCGCCGGGGTGGTCCTCATGAGCCGCCTGACCTACGAGCGGTACTGGGACGACAGGAAGATCTCGAGCCTCGCCATCGACGTGGCGCCCGGAGCGAGCGCGGAGGCCGTGATGCAGGCGCTGCGTGAGCGGACGGCCGGCGGGCCGGACGTCATCGTCCGATCCAATCGCGCGTTACGCGAGGCCTCGCTGGAGATTTTCGACCGCACCTTCGCCATCACCGGTGTCGTCCGGACCCTCACGATCGCGGTGGCCTTCATCGGTATGCTCGCCGCGCTCATGGCCCTGCAGCTCGAGCGCGGCCGCGAGATCGGCGTGCTGCGCGCGCTGGGCCTGACCCCGCGCGAGGTCTGGGGCCTCGTCACCGCCCAGACGGGCCTGATGGGCGCCCTCGCCGGAGTCCTCGCCGTGCCCTGCGGCCTGGCCCTCGCCGGCGTGCTGGTCTTCGTGATCAACCGCCGCTCCTTCGGATGGACGATGCCGCTCGATCCCTCGCCGGCGATTCTGCTCCAGGCCGTGGCGCTGTCGATCGCCGCCGCCCTCTTGGCCGGGCTGTACCCGGCGTGGCGGATGGCCACCGCCCTACCCGCAGATGCGCTGCGCGATGAGTGA
- the glgP gene encoding alpha-glucan family phosphorylase: MTEADIAVDALAELTLNVRWAWHHGTDELWTELDPELWALTHNPWVVLQTVSRSKLRRVLARPEYRTRVTRLLAERREYLASPAWFQHNHPGSPLTRVAYFCMEFELSEALPIYSGGLGNVAGDQLKAASDLGVPVVAVGLLYQRGYFRQAIGPDGSQEELYPYNEPAQLPISPVRNDSGEWIRIPIELPGRKLWFRAWQVQVGRLALYLLDSNDPANPPAARGIASELYGGGPELRLRQELVLGIAGWRLLRALRLEPEVCHLNEGHAAFAVLERARSFMEDNRCSFAVALTVTRAGNLFTTHTPVAAGFDRFAPRLIDLYLRRYAEDGLGLGLHDLLALGREHPENPNEPFNMAYLAIRGSGAINGVSRLHGQVSRRLFRSCFPRWPEPEIPIGHVTNGVHTPSWDSVEADALWTKSCGLERWRGTMATVEQDLACVADAELWAMRARARKSFVTYARERAALQAASMGMDPDEAAVMGQCLNPDALTIGWARRFATYKRPALLLHDRDRLIRILTDRDRPVQLVLAGKAHPADEAGQEMIKAWIAFMRRPEVRGRVIFFPDYDLLLAERLVQGADLWLNTPRRPWEASGTSGMKVLVNGGLNLSELDGWWAEAYAPDVGWALGDGQEHGDDPAWDAAEARALYTLLEREVIPAFYTRDALGMPTGWIARMRASMTRLTPRFSTNRVVREYTERYYVPAAAAYRARAADGGRRGRELSAWRQALAAHWPQARFGAMTAETDGAAHRVTVEVRLGGLDADAVRVELYADPIDHGEPERHVMERGRALEGPAPGYEYSVKLPATRPLAHYTPRLVPWHPIAAIPLEAPEILWQR; the protein is encoded by the coding sequence ATGACCGAGGCCGACATCGCGGTCGACGCGCTCGCCGAGCTCACGCTGAACGTGCGCTGGGCCTGGCACCACGGGACCGACGAGCTGTGGACCGAGCTCGATCCCGAGCTCTGGGCGCTGACCCACAATCCCTGGGTGGTGCTGCAGACGGTGTCGCGGAGCAAGCTGCGGCGCGTGCTGGCGCGCCCCGAGTATCGGACGCGGGTGACGCGGCTGCTCGCCGAGCGACGCGAGTATCTGGCCTCGCCCGCCTGGTTCCAGCACAACCACCCGGGCTCGCCGCTCACGCGGGTGGCGTACTTCTGCATGGAGTTCGAGCTCAGCGAGGCCCTGCCCATCTACTCCGGCGGGCTGGGCAACGTGGCCGGGGATCAGCTCAAGGCGGCCAGCGATCTAGGCGTCCCCGTCGTCGCCGTCGGTCTGCTGTATCAGCGCGGGTACTTCCGGCAGGCCATCGGCCCGGACGGCAGCCAGGAAGAGCTCTATCCGTACAACGAGCCCGCCCAGCTCCCCATCAGCCCGGTGCGGAATGACAGCGGCGAGTGGATCCGCATCCCGATCGAGCTGCCGGGTCGAAAGCTCTGGTTCCGCGCCTGGCAGGTGCAGGTCGGTCGGCTCGCGCTCTACCTGCTCGACAGCAACGATCCCGCCAATCCGCCGGCCGCGCGCGGCATCGCCAGCGAGCTCTACGGCGGCGGCCCGGAGCTCCGCCTCCGACAGGAGCTCGTCCTGGGCATCGCCGGCTGGCGCCTGCTGCGCGCGCTCCGCCTCGAGCCCGAGGTCTGCCACCTGAACGAGGGCCACGCGGCCTTCGCCGTGCTGGAGCGGGCCCGGAGCTTCATGGAGGACAACCGGTGCTCCTTCGCGGTGGCGTTGACGGTCACGCGCGCGGGAAACCTGTTCACTACCCACACCCCGGTCGCCGCCGGGTTCGACCGCTTCGCCCCCCGCCTGATCGATCTCTACCTGCGCCGGTACGCCGAGGATGGCCTGGGGCTCGGCCTTCATGACCTGCTGGCGCTCGGCCGTGAGCATCCGGAGAACCCGAACGAGCCGTTCAACATGGCGTATCTCGCGATCCGGGGCAGCGGCGCGATCAATGGCGTCAGTCGCTTGCACGGGCAGGTGAGCCGTCGCCTCTTTCGATCGTGCTTTCCCCGCTGGCCCGAGCCCGAGATCCCGATCGGGCACGTCACCAACGGCGTGCACACGCCCTCCTGGGACTCCGTCGAGGCCGATGCGCTGTGGACGAAGAGCTGTGGACTCGAGCGCTGGCGTGGCACCATGGCCACCGTCGAGCAGGATCTGGCCTGCGTCGCCGACGCCGAGCTGTGGGCCATGCGGGCCCGCGCCCGGAAGAGCTTCGTCACCTATGCCCGCGAGCGCGCGGCCCTGCAGGCGGCCTCCATGGGCATGGACCCGGACGAAGCCGCCGTGATGGGCCAGTGCTTGAACCCGGACGCGCTCACCATCGGGTGGGCCCGGCGCTTCGCCACGTACAAGCGTCCCGCCTTGCTGCTCCACGACCGGGACCGACTGATCCGGATCCTGACCGATCGTGACCGTCCGGTGCAGCTCGTCCTCGCCGGCAAGGCTCATCCCGCCGATGAGGCCGGTCAGGAGATGATCAAGGCCTGGATCGCCTTCATGCGTCGGCCCGAGGTGCGCGGGCGCGTGATCTTCTTCCCGGATTACGACCTGCTCCTGGCCGAGCGGCTCGTGCAGGGGGCCGATCTGTGGCTCAATACGCCGCGGCGGCCGTGGGAGGCGAGCGGCACCAGCGGCATGAAGGTCCTCGTCAACGGCGGCCTCAACCTGTCGGAGCTCGACGGCTGGTGGGCGGAGGCGTATGCACCGGATGTCGGGTGGGCGCTCGGGGACGGCCAGGAGCATGGCGACGACCCCGCCTGGGACGCCGCCGAGGCCCGGGCGCTCTATACCCTCCTGGAGCGCGAGGTGATCCCCGCCTTCTACACGCGGGACGCCCTCGGGATGCCGACCGGCTGGATCGCCAGGATGCGCGCGAGCATGACGCGGCTCACGCCGAGATTCTCGACCAACCGGGTCGTGCGGGAGTACACGGAGCGCTACTACGTGCCGGCGGCGGCCGCGTACCGCGCCCGCGCCGCCGACGGCGGCCGGCGCGGGAGGGAGCTGAGCGCGTGGCGGCAGGCGCTCGCCGCGCACTGGCCCCAGGCGCGCTTCGGGGCCATGACCGCGGAAACTGACGGCGCCGCGCATCGTGTGACCGTGGAGGTCCGCCTGGGCGGCCTCGATGCCGACGCGGTGCGGGTCGAGCTGTACGCCGACCCGATCGACCACGGCGAGCCCGAGCGGCACGTCATGGAACGGGGGCGGGCGCTCGAAGGCCCCGCGCCGGGTTATGAGTACTCGGTGAAGCTTCCGGCGACGCGTCCGCTCGCCCACTACACGCCCCGTCTGGTCCCGTGGCATCCGATCGCCGCAATCCCGCTCGAGGCGCCCGAGATCCTGTGGCAACGCTGA
- a CDS encoding AI-2E family transporter — protein MPLDRIEDKTFLALLIAVSLIFAWILWPFAVAILWATIVAILFAPLNRRLTAAMRQRQTLAALATLAIIVVMVILPLTLITASLVEEAANVYVRIQSGELNFGQYFRQVVEALPPWADELLTRSGLTTLGALQERLSAGLMRASQFLATQAVGIGQRTFDFIVNLFVMLYLLFFLLRDGEALVSRIKDATPLRAEQQRQLADKFAVVIRATIKGSIVVAVLQGALGGLMFWLLGIRAPLLWGVLMAALSLLPAVGPALVWLPVALYLFVTGSVWQGIVLTAYGVLVIGLVDNVVRPLMVGTDTKIPDYVVLVSTLGGIALFGINGFVIGPLIAAIFIAAWDIFAAARSNPGDRR, from the coding sequence ATGCCTCTCGACCGGATCGAAGACAAGACCTTCCTGGCGCTGTTGATCGCGGTATCGCTGATCTTCGCCTGGATCCTCTGGCCGTTCGCCGTCGCCATCCTCTGGGCCACCATCGTGGCGATTCTCTTCGCGCCGCTCAACCGACGGCTGACCGCCGCCATGCGGCAGCGGCAGACCCTGGCGGCGCTCGCCACGCTGGCGATCATCGTGGTGATGGTCATTCTGCCATTGACGCTCATCACCGCCTCCCTGGTGGAGGAGGCGGCTAACGTGTACGTGAGAATCCAGTCGGGGGAGCTGAACTTCGGCCAGTATTTCCGGCAGGTCGTCGAGGCCTTGCCCCCCTGGGCCGACGAGCTGTTGACCCGCTCGGGATTGACGACCCTCGGCGCGCTGCAGGAGCGGCTCTCCGCTGGCCTGATGCGGGCCAGCCAGTTCCTGGCCACCCAGGCCGTCGGCATCGGCCAGCGCACCTTCGACTTCATCGTCAACCTGTTCGTCATGCTGTACCTGCTGTTCTTCCTGTTGCGCGATGGCGAAGCGCTGGTTAGCCGCATCAAGGACGCCACCCCCCTGCGGGCCGAGCAGCAGCGCCAGCTCGCCGACAAGTTCGCGGTCGTCATCCGGGCCACGATCAAGGGCAGCATCGTGGTGGCCGTCCTGCAAGGCGCGCTGGGCGGCCTGATGTTCTGGCTGCTCGGCATCCGCGCCCCGCTGCTGTGGGGGGTCCTGATGGCCGCGCTCTCGCTGCTCCCCGCGGTGGGACCAGCCCTGGTGTGGTTGCCGGTCGCCCTGTACTTGTTCGTCACGGGGTCGGTGTGGCAAGGGATCGTGCTGACCGCCTACGGCGTGCTCGTGATCGGACTGGTGGACAATGTCGTGCGCCCGCTCATGGTCGGCACGGACACCAAGATCCCCGACTACGTGGTGCTGGTCTCCACCCTGGGCGGCATCGCGCTGTTCGGCATCAACGGCTTCGTCATCGGGCCCCTGATCGCGGCGATCTTCATCGCCGCCTGGGACATCTTCGCCGCCGCCCGGTCGAACCCCGGCGACCGACGGTAA